The following proteins are co-located in the Benincasa hispida cultivar B227 unplaced genomic scaffold, ASM972705v1 Contig968, whole genome shotgun sequence genome:
- the LOC120070140 gene encoding secreted RxLR effector protein 161-like, giving the protein MFLAGRSKEDLTHVKNFLKGEFDMKDLREASKVLEVKIHRNKEESIPSINQSSYCEKILKMFNMNDVKPVSLPIVQHFKLSLANSPKDSDQEHHKQMAIIPYSQAVGSLMYLMISTRPDLSYSTSLVSRYMSNPGKIHWKATKWILRYLIWFKNSKLVYQRSIKPNLELYGYMDADYAGDLDKRRSLTSYLFLFGPNLISWKASLQPIVALSTTEAEYMTLIEAIKEALWLKGLLKDFEIDQTVVKLYCDN; this is encoded by the coding sequence ATGTTTCTCGCAGGTAGGTCCAAAGAAGATCTAACCCATGTTAAGAACTTCTTAAAAggagagtttgatatgaaggacttAAGAGAAGCAAGCAAGGTCTTAGAAGTAAAGATCCATAGGAACAAAGAGGAGTCTATTCCAAGCATCAATCAGTCCTCTTACTGTGAGAAGATCCTTAAAATGTTCAACATGAATGATGTCAAACCAGTGAGTTTACCTATTGTTCAGCACTTTAAGCTTTCCTTAGCTAACTCTCCTAAGGATTCTGACCAAGAACATCATAAACAGATGGCTATCATACCCTATAGTCAAGCAGTCGGAagcctaatgtatttaatgatttctactaGACCTGATCTCTCATATTCAACTAGCttagttagtagatatatgtctaatCCTGGTAAGATACACTGGAAGGCTactaaatggatcctaaggtatctaatttggtttaaaaactCAAAGTTAGTCTACCAGAGGTCAATTAAACCAAACCTAGAGCTTTATGGATATATGGATGCTGACTATGCTGGTGATTTGGACAAAAGAAGGTCCTTAACAAgttaccttttcctttttggtcCTAATCTAATCAGCTGGAAAGCCTCACTACAGCCTATAGTAGCCCTATCTACTACAGAAGCTGAATATATGACTTTAATTGAAGCAATCAAAGAGGCTTTGTGGCTCAAGGGACTGTTGAAAGACTTTGAAATAGATCAAACAGTAGTGAAACTCTACTGTGACAACTAA